In a genomic window of Nocardia fluminea:
- a CDS encoding HhH-GPD-type base excision DNA repair protein, which translates to MTRTLCLAQESEADELLSTDDFALLLGMLLDQQYPMEHAFRGPRKLAERMGGFELRRIAEADPAEFEELAATPPAIHRYGRSMARRAQALAQYVIEHYDGVPAQIWTAGDPDGAEVLRRLQDLPGFGAQKAKIFLALLGKQRGVQPDGWRKAAGSYGDDGSRRSVADVVDAETLSEVREFKKQAKAAAKAPK; encoded by the coding sequence ATGACTCGCACGCTGTGCCTCGCGCAGGAATCCGAGGCCGACGAACTACTCAGCACCGACGATTTCGCGCTGCTGCTGGGGATGTTGCTCGACCAGCAGTACCCGATGGAGCACGCGTTTCGTGGGCCGCGCAAACTCGCCGAGCGCATGGGTGGATTCGAGCTGCGCCGCATCGCCGAAGCGGATCCGGCCGAATTCGAGGAACTTGCGGCCACCCCACCGGCGATTCACCGCTATGGGCGGTCGATGGCGCGGCGGGCGCAGGCGCTCGCCCAGTATGTGATCGAGCATTACGACGGTGTACCTGCGCAGATCTGGACCGCGGGCGACCCCGACGGCGCCGAGGTGCTGCGCCGGTTGCAGGACCTGCCGGGGTTCGGGGCGCAGAAGGCGAAGATCTTTCTCGCCTTGCTCGGAAAACAGCGCGGCGTGCAGCCGGACGGCTGGCGAAAAGCGGCGGGATCCTATGGCGACGACGGCTCACGACGCTCGGTCGCCGACGTCGTCGATGCCGAAACATTGTCGGAAGTACGGGAATTCAAGAAGCAGGCCAAAGCGGCGGCCAAAGCCCCGAAATGA
- a CDS encoding methyltransferase domain-containing protein: MLTRTAPTLAVRMTDYTPRPARFDQAGRDQLIDAHDLEVTQPGMRALGAWSHSALALRPGESALDVGSGTGSEVITFAEQVGPGGAAIGVEPDPNLLASAQRRAAESGSSARFVSGDAYGLPFGADTFDAVLCERVFQHLTAPARAAAEIARVLRPGGRAVVVDCDWATAIVHPGNPRVASAVIDTLISSTTNPLSGRRLAGLLSGSGLVVDEIGSHALVQDRTVGAGALVRRIADLATLRGTITPTERDQLLADLRTGADRGDIHISVTLFGALVHKPT; this comes from the coding sequence ATGCTTACGAGGACTGCTCCCACTCTGGCGGTGCGTATGACCGACTACACCCCACGACCGGCCCGCTTCGATCAAGCGGGCCGGGATCAGCTGATCGACGCCCATGATCTGGAAGTCACCCAACCCGGAATGCGCGCGCTCGGCGCCTGGAGTCACAGCGCGCTGGCGTTGCGGCCCGGCGAGAGCGCCCTCGATGTCGGGTCCGGTACCGGATCGGAGGTGATCACCTTCGCCGAGCAGGTCGGGCCCGGCGGCGCCGCGATCGGCGTCGAGCCGGACCCGAATCTGCTGGCCTCGGCGCAGCGCCGCGCGGCCGAGTCCGGGTCGAGCGCGCGCTTCGTCTCCGGCGACGCCTACGGCTTGCCGTTCGGCGCCGATACCTTCGACGCGGTGCTGTGCGAGCGCGTGTTCCAGCACCTCACCGCACCCGCCCGAGCGGCCGCCGAGATCGCCAGGGTGCTGCGCCCCGGCGGGCGCGCTGTGGTGGTGGACTGCGACTGGGCGACCGCGATCGTCCATCCCGGCAACCCGAGGGTGGCGAGCGCGGTGATCGACACCCTGATCTCCTCGACCACCAACCCGCTGTCGGGCCGCCGCCTCGCCGGGCTGCTCAGCGGCAGCGGCCTGGTGGTCGACGAGATCGGCTCACACGCGCTGGTGCAGGACCGAACGGTCGGCGCGGGCGCCCTGGTCCGCCGGATAGCGGACCTGGCCACCCTGCGCGGGACGATCACCCCCACCGAACGCGATCAGCTCCTCGCCGACCTCCGCACAGGCGCGGACCGCGGCGACATCCACATCTCCGTCACCCTCTTCGGCGCCCTCGTCCACAAACCGACCTGA
- a CDS encoding aminotransferase class I/II-fold pyridoxal phosphate-dependent enzyme — MPRQTQIGLMSHEELVSEHESQSAKYATLKTEKLTLDLTRGKPSPEQLDLSSSLLSLPGDGDFRDGSGTDCRNYGGLNGLPELRAIFGELLGIPVERLLAGNNASLEVMHDVIVFSMLYGTPDSPRRWADEPIKWLCPAPGYDRHFAITEALGIEMITIPMRHDGPDVHAIATLLANDPQIKGLWAVPNYSNPTGVVYSEEIVRELVSIPAAAPDFRLFWDNAYAVHPLTDTAAPVIDVLGLAEAAGNPNRPLVFASTSKITFAGAGVSFFGASQANIDWYLSHASKKSIGPDKVNQLRHLRFFTDAEGVREHMQKHRALLEPKFALVRRILEDRLGASKVASWTEPKGGYFISLDVLDGTAARVIALAKEAGIALTAAGSAFPYRNDPEDKNIRIAPSFPQLPELEKAMDGLATCVLLAATEKLL; from the coding sequence ATGCCCCGGCAAACGCAGATCGGTTTGATGAGCCACGAGGAACTCGTGTCCGAGCACGAGTCCCAGTCCGCGAAGTACGCGACGCTCAAAACTGAGAAGCTCACCCTGGACCTCACCCGAGGTAAGCCGTCGCCGGAGCAACTCGACCTGTCCTCGTCGCTGCTCTCCCTGCCGGGTGACGGCGACTTCCGTGACGGCTCCGGCACCGACTGCCGCAACTACGGCGGCCTCAACGGCCTGCCGGAACTGCGGGCGATCTTCGGCGAACTGCTCGGCATCCCCGTGGAGCGACTGCTGGCAGGCAACAACGCCAGCCTCGAGGTCATGCACGACGTCATCGTGTTCTCGATGCTCTACGGCACCCCCGACTCCCCGCGCCGCTGGGCCGACGAGCCGATCAAGTGGCTGTGTCCGGCCCCCGGTTACGACCGCCACTTCGCTATCACCGAGGCGCTCGGCATCGAGATGATCACCATCCCGATGCGCCACGACGGCCCCGATGTCCACGCCATCGCGACCCTGCTGGCGAACGATCCGCAGATCAAGGGCCTGTGGGCGGTGCCGAACTACTCCAACCCCACCGGCGTCGTCTACTCGGAAGAGATTGTCCGCGAGCTCGTTTCGATTCCCGCCGCGGCGCCGGACTTCCGCCTGTTCTGGGACAACGCCTACGCCGTGCACCCGCTCACCGACACCGCGGCACCGGTGATCGACGTTCTCGGCCTGGCCGAGGCGGCGGGCAACCCGAACCGTCCGCTGGTGTTCGCCTCGACCTCCAAGATCACCTTCGCCGGTGCGGGCGTGAGCTTCTTCGGCGCCTCGCAGGCCAACATCGACTGGTACCTGTCGCACGCCTCGAAGAAGAGCATCGGCCCCGACAAGGTCAACCAGCTGCGGCACCTGCGCTTCTTCACCGATGCCGAGGGTGTGCGTGAGCACATGCAGAAGCATCGCGCGCTGCTCGAACCCAAGTTCGCCCTCGTGCGCCGCATCCTGGAAGACCGCCTCGGCGCGTCGAAGGTGGCGTCGTGGACCGAGCCGAAGGGCGGCTACTTCATCAGCCTCGACGTGCTCGACGGCACCGCGGCCCGGGTGATCGCGCTGGCGAAGGAGGCGGGTATCGCGCTCACCGCCGCCGGCTCGGCCTTCCCGTACCGCAACGATCCCGAGGACAAGAACATCCGCATCGCCCCCAGCTTCCCGCAGCTGCCGGAACTGGAGAAGGCGATGGACGGACTGGCGACCTGCGTGCTGCTGGCGGCGACGGAAAAGCTGCTCTGA
- a CDS encoding TetR/AcrR family transcriptional regulator, with product MEHVVGTARTPRTRWVEEGLAVLATSGVDAVRVEALAKRIGVTKGGFYGYFADRDALLTAMLDVWESEATDQVLERVETLDPKTKARVAGLLTFSSDRLLPIDLAIRDWARRDDDVAERLRRVDNTRMTLLRETIGVFCEDPDEVEARSLLAFCATIGSHFLAADHAGRTRVEVLTRAADLLFEDRNR from the coding sequence GTGGAACACGTCGTGGGTACCGCGCGAACTCCCCGGACCAGATGGGTCGAAGAGGGTCTGGCCGTCCTGGCGACCTCCGGGGTCGACGCCGTGCGGGTCGAGGCGCTGGCCAAACGCATCGGCGTGACCAAGGGCGGCTTCTACGGCTACTTCGCCGACCGCGACGCGCTGCTCACCGCGATGCTCGACGTGTGGGAGAGCGAAGCGACCGACCAGGTGCTCGAACGCGTCGAAACCCTCGACCCGAAGACCAAGGCGCGAGTGGCGGGCCTGCTCACCTTCTCCAGCGATCGCCTGCTCCCGATCGACCTCGCGATCCGCGACTGGGCCCGCCGCGACGACGACGTCGCCGAACGCTTGCGACGCGTCGACAACACACGAATGACGTTGCTGCGCGAGACAATCGGCGTGTTTTGCGAAGATCCCGACGAGGTCGAAGCCAGGAGCCTGCTCGCCTTCTGCGCCACCATCGGCAGCCACTTCCTGGCCGCCGACCATGCGGGCCGCACCCGCGTCGAGGTACTCACGCGCGCCGCCGACCTGCTGTTCGAAGACCGGAATCGCTAG